In Sparus aurata chromosome 5, fSpaAur1.1, whole genome shotgun sequence, the genomic window TAATCCCACTTTTCTGTAGTGAAAGACCACCACagatctgttttattttatacaacTTGTTGACATGTTAGAAGACCTCTCAGTGATTGTTTCTCTTATCTGATTGGACCAAACAGTGTTTAATGGTAGAGGAGATGAGtcaaaatgaaactgatgcacCCTTATAAATTTGGAGTCAACAGGAGGTGAACAACATTCAGATGACAGTGATGGTGAGTacttttcattgtgttgttgtctTAGTGTATTTTATGAAAATGAATGTCAGGGGGTAAATTCCATCATGAACCATTTTTAGAAAATACCTTAAGCTTAGCAACTTATTTACTTGAACACCTCAAATCaggggaaacaaacaaaaattgttgtgatcaattctttttttatttttcccatcaTAGCCCAAACTGATTGagcagaactttttttttcataaaacattATTTGGGGTTTTCTCTGCAAATCCAAAGTTCTATTAAATCCCATTAATGTGACTGAGCCATCAGGACTGCATTCATATTTGTTATTGTGAATTATttaatatgttttcattttgcagCAAGACAATATATTACATGATTCTGCAGAGATTCCTCCTAGCTGATAATTCCTCACCAGTGTTAGTTTTAGGATTTGattataaacttaaaaaatgagctcattgatttttgttctgtgtttcaaCTCCAGATGAAGCTGTCAATGATGCTACTGCTTTCCCTGCTGGCTCTATCCTCAGCCAGTTCTCTTGATACTATAAACAGCACAGAAGACATAAATGGTAATTATTGGTTATTAATTTCTCTTGTTGATCTGTCTTCAGCTgtcatttatctgtttattttcagtgctcactaacacaaaTTTTGTTGTGTCGATATTAAAAACATTGTCTGTGACTAAGGGGTACAGCCAgagtcttgttatcggaaggtaaCTGGTTCGGTTCGATTCGATTCCCCTGTTGTCATACTTGGGCATGATACTGagccccaaactgctcctgatgtgctgatTGGCtctttgcatggcagccaccgccatcagtgtataaatgtatatatgaattactgtaagtggATTtgaaagtgtctgctaaatgccctaaataacacacacaataaaacaagacTGTGCAGTTAATATGAACGGATAAACAATGCTGCAGTAAAACACCTGGTAATTTGCCAGAATTCAAATTAAGGAAGGACGAGTGATTATTTCATAAACCACACAAGCAGAGGAATACCAGGACTGGTTTTGGCACGGTGATAAATTCACAAGATAGCTGCAGAGACGACTGTTAAATGCTCTGACAACTTTAAAGTACTTCCTACATACGGCCTTAAaaaggtcatattatgctttttgCCTTTCCTGTATTGTGCACTGCCTgaatttgtgtgcatgtgtgtatgtatatatacatacacacatattcaggcagtgcaggagcagtgttttctgtcaggATAGAGAGACTTCTGTCTGGATATCAAAACcatcaaatacttttttttttataaaactggTCAAACTATCCATTATTCTTAATagatctattttatttttacagtatgATTTTTGAGTAATACACCTGTAATATTACTTTTAGACATAGTATACAACCATATACTGTTAAACCTTATCGTCAAAAGCAATACCAACCTAACTAGCATAACTGTAGACTCTTGGTTTTTAAAGACTCATTACACTAAGCCACAAAGtcgacaccttgagctctttgtcacgTTCCTTGGGCCATTCCAAAGCAGTTTTTGTGGGAAGAGGCATTGTCCTTCGAGGGGGGTTACTGGCAGTAGGGTCTGCTACTGTGTACTTGGTCTACAGCAGTGTTTAGGtgtgtcaagtggcatccacatgaatgccaggacccaagtTATTCTCAGCACAACATTGCATTGTAAAAAGATAATCAATGTTATTTACTTTACCTGTCAGtcgttttaatgttttggctgatcagtgtattttccttttttttttaatacagtctCATACTTGGACCCAGATCTGGAAGACAAGATTCCTGAAATCAATGGTAGTGATCCGATGCAAACAGATGAAggtttcctccttcctcctgtgGAGCTTGCGAGCAGGCGCAGTCAGCCTTTACCCTTCGACTTTGGAAGTGCCAACCTGAAGTGGCAAACCTGGCAAGGCTCTCTTCCCGATGGAGCTGTTGCCATATACAATCGGCATACTCGTCGTTACGACTACATCTGCAAATACAGATGTGAGGCCGGTTTCTACAACCCCAGAATGGGTCCGTACTGCCACTACCCCTTCGCAGGACGAGCGTATCGTTGTTCCCCTTTTGAGATCCTAGTTAATAAGGATAACTTTGAGTTTCTGGAGTGGAAACCTGGTTCCTTTGGATCAGTGCCTCAGAATTCAGTTGGGACCTGCAAAGGGGGTGACAAATATGTTGGGATGAACAGGTATGGGCTTGGGAAGGTGCATCCCAAGCACAGGGCGTTTTTCCTACCTTGGAAAGACAAAGAGTACTACTACCGGAAGGGGTACCAAGTCCTGACCGTCAATAAGGATGTGATCAGTGAGCACATCTCTGATGTCAAGTATAAAATTGAAAGTAGTATAATCTTCCAATATCCTCCAGAGACCATGCGCAGCTCTACCATCACCAATTATGCGTGCAGTGAGGTTGGGAAAGGAGTCACActttcaaagacaaacacagtggAACACAGGTGGGACACTGGTTTCTTCAGCACTTTTGGTGTCCAAACTTCAATCAAAGCAGAAATTCCCtttctctttgaaaaaaaagttgagttTAGTATTCAGACAACAGTGGAGTACTTCCAGGGGGAATCCGTGATAGAGGAAAACTTGCACTCTGTTACCGTAGACCTCAAAGTCCCACCCAACCACTCCTGCACAACCCGTATGGTGGGATATAATTACAAGCTAGACATCCCATACACAGCCCGACTGACACGCACCTACCAAAATGGGAGAACCAGTTGGACTGTCATTACTGGGAAATACTACGGTGTTCAGATTGGAGAAGTCAGGGCAATTGTTGACCGCTGTAAACCTCTACAAAACGTTAACCAGTGTCCTGGTAGCTTAGTGCAGTGGTCACAGGAGCACCATGAAGAATCCAAAGATTCTTGAGACCTGAGATGATTAACAGGAGAGGAACCAGAAAACACAATCTATTGCTTTTATACTTCTAATATTTTCCAGTTTTCTCATTTATTAATTGATGATTTTTACATCTTGAAGCCTCTAAAAATAGAATAAGGAAAAAGTTTTTGGTTGAACTGAAGCATACAAGGACTTCAGTGAGTTAAGTTAAATTAAGTTAAACAATTCAACAGCAATGTGTCTATCCCTGCTAATATGAGCCGTTTTAGTCAGAGATTAATTCTGCAGACAAAATAGTCCCAAGAATAGCTTTAAAGAGAGGAATTTCTGGTTAAAGCACAATGAATATAGAGCTGTAATGTCTGATATATCCAGCAGGTGGCACTGAAAGATTATCGtatgtattttgtttcttttgcttatattcttatattcttatattctgttatattctttattttcctgtgtTATAGACAGATCAGAGAATCCCCAATATCCTGATATTAACAGGGATTTCTCAAGATCCAGGTCAGGGGCAATCTGAAGCTATTGGGTGCACCTGTGATGTTCTCCTTCAGCTGGCTGCAATCAGTCAGCTGGGAGGCTATATAAGGGGGCTGCAGTCTCTTCTGCTCAGTTGGTTGTGTGTTTTGAGGAGTCAGTGCCATCAGTTTgctctctgtcttttctgttGGGTGAAAATGTGGGTAGTGAGCATTTGAGATTCATTTCTTTGGGACAGTTTTGTATAATTGTGTTGTGAAGCAGTATATTCTCATGGGATAATTTGGGTGTAAATTAAAGAGTTTGTCCTGGAGCTCCTCTAATTTTAAAAGTCTCATGAGATACCTCTTGTTGTGAATATGCGCTATGTAAACAAAactgacttgatttaacttgactttgaaatgtgctatataaataaagctaCTTTGCCTTGCCTTGCATAACCAAATCTAACTCTTTACTCATTTACTCAGCTACTCACACATGAATTCAGATATTAATTATACtcataattataataaaatagAATATTATATACTCGTAtataatagataataataaaacagatttaTGTTGCTTGGAAAGGATgatctgttttattattatttattatatacgAGTATATAATATTCTATTTTATTATAAGTATGACTATAATTAATatcagaagtaaacatgtaacactgatcctaccctctcacggAAGTTACATAGAGCAGAAACAATGTGAGATGTGAATAGTGACttggagacagagacaccattcatccTATTGCAAGACATTGAATCATCAAAATGATggtgaagctgttattttgaggTAAGTAAAGGTCTCTTTTTGATACCACAAACACTTTTGGTATTGGATTCTTTTGTGGTTTGGGTCAATGTTATGAGCTCAGCTCACTAAACTTAAATTATGACgatgattaaagaaaaaaggttaGCACTGTTACACGGTCAGGGGAAGCAACCTGTATTAGTTCATGGTTTGGGATGCATCAGTTTATTAGAAGACGGCGAGATGACATTTGACAAACACTATAATAAATGCGTGATACACTGAAGGTCATTGATACCGTATGATCGTCTGGAGGACAAAACTAACTGATAAGTAACTGACTTAtcagtctctcttttttttctcctacttGTTAATTATCCTGAATCTTATCCTGGATTTATCTGCCCTCATTTCATAATGGGTCATGAGAGCAGCCAGCATGAACACAACAGCAAGGgtgttgtaaataaaataaaggtgcAGATTGACTTAGACTTCTTCAGATGTGGCTTCCATCGCCTTTATCATCTTAAGCCTGGTCAAGCTGTTCGCTGCCACCTGGAAGCCGATCAATAATATCAACCAACTGTGGTGTGGTCTCCCTTCTCTGCCGCAGATAAGACCCTGAAACTGCTCTCAGCTCAACAGGAGCAGTTGcagataaaatgtttttttcaatgatACCTGCTGAGGTCTGAACCTTTCGCCACAGGTCCCTTATTTTGAAGATACACTGCctgatttatttaattgaaataaaataataacatgaCCTCACTGTGCATTAAATTTGAAAGTGTGAGGATTTTGGGGCTGCTGTTAAACATGTCacccaagtgtgtgtgtgtgtgtgtgtgtgtggctttaaTAATGTTCTTCTCAATAAATCTAATTCTCttcaaaagttttatttttctatataAGCTGCTTGAAAGATAAATTGTCACAACATTTTATCCCTTAATCTGACGACTACAGCTGGGTGATTGTAatagaattgtaatatttacaatatcaatgaagtagaaatacaaaatattttccataactgaataaacaagcttttctcAGAGTAAATTAAGGTCccgagaacactgtttgaagct contains:
- the LOC115581676 gene encoding natterin-3-like, translated to MQTDEGFLLPPVELASRRSQPLPFDFGSANLKWQTWQGSLPDGAVAIYNRHTRRYDYICKYRCEAGFYNPRMGPYCHYPFAGRAYRCSPFEILVNKDNFEFLEWKPGSFGSVPQNSVGTCKGGDKYVGMNRYGLGKVHPKHRAFFLPWKDKEYYYRKGYQVLTVNKDVISEHISDVKYKIESSIIFQYPPETMRSSTITNYACSEVGKGVTLSKTNTVEHRWDTGFFSTFGVQTSIKAEIPFLFEKKVEFSIQTTVEYFQGESVIEENLHSVTVDLKVPPNHSCTTRMVGYNYKLDIPYTARLTRTYQNGRTSWTVITGKYYGVQIGEVRAIVDRCKPLQNVNQCPGSLVQWSQEHHEESKDS